One window of the Thermococcus sp. P6 genome contains the following:
- a CDS encoding DNA-directed RNA polymerase codes for MYKLLKVQDVVRIPPRMFTMDPKDAAKLVLRETYEGIYDRDEGVVLGIMDVEKIGKGIVVPGDGATYHEVVFTVLVWKPEMHEIVEGEVIDVAPYGAFIRIGPVDGLVHISQLMDDYVVFDEKNKQFLGKETKRILKLGDEVRARIIAISVKSRVIRENKIGLTMRQPGLGKKDWIEKEKRKEAEK; via the coding sequence ATGTACAAGCTCCTTAAGGTCCAGGACGTTGTGAGAATCCCGCCCAGAATGTTCACGATGGACCCGAAGGATGCCGCAAAGCTCGTCCTTCGCGAAACCTACGAGGGCATATACGACCGTGACGAGGGCGTTGTGCTCGGGATCATGGACGTCGAGAAGATCGGGAAGGGCATCGTGGTGCCGGGGGACGGTGCAACCTACCACGAGGTGGTCTTCACGGTTCTCGTCTGGAAGCCCGAGATGCACGAAATCGTTGAGGGCGAGGTCATCGACGTGGCCCCCTACGGCGCCTTCATCAGGATCGGTCCGGTGGACGGTCTCGTTCACATAAGCCAGCTCATGGACGATTACGTCGTCTTCGACGAGAAGAACAAGCAGTTCCTCGGAAAGGAGACGAAGAGGATTCTAAAGCTCGGCGACGAGGTCAGGGCGAGGATCATCGCCATAAGCGTCAAGAGCCGCGTTATAAGGGAGAACAAGATAGGCCTGACCATGCGTCAGCCCGGTCTCGGAAAGAAGGACTGGATTGAGAAGGAAAAGCGTAAGGAGGCCGAAAAATGA
- a CDS encoding DUF5305 family protein, with amino-acid sequence MKRKKLNGFFRRKETLGVFLILFVVFAFYSLKFMSANPYVVNTERTGTFREAGELRQTAYLKPNELYGTVVSRGEYPISLVRGFRLEYTYSSDPALEEGTYEVTGRAVYYVNRGSEEAVLWEETLFEERGELQDGGFTVEKTLDMEKLDGISSNVSEELGIKRLNRRITVTARVSGSGEAGGERITEKFDHTAELVRDGGAGLYYFTNTNSTVRKTLTSSSREKVSASLLGITMDLGTARIVTPLVAMLMLIPPIGYLYTSRPEKDELGRIRGYVVEGKPGEVRERITVKTPGDLEKVFELVDRPVLHYVDGDDEVFAIIDGGTSYEYRKPPDLKKNSKD; translated from the coding sequence ATGAAAAGGAAAAAGTTGAACGGATTTTTCAGAAGGAAGGAAACATTGGGTGTATTCCTGATACTGTTCGTGGTCTTCGCCTTTTATTCCCTGAAGTTCATGAGCGCAAACCCCTACGTGGTTAACACCGAAAGAACCGGAACCTTCAGGGAAGCCGGCGAGCTGAGGCAGACCGCCTACCTGAAGCCCAACGAGCTCTACGGAACCGTGGTTTCCAGAGGGGAGTACCCGATATCCCTCGTCAGGGGGTTCCGGCTGGAGTACACCTACAGCTCGGATCCGGCCCTTGAGGAGGGCACCTACGAGGTCACCGGAAGGGCCGTCTACTACGTTAACAGGGGGAGCGAGGAGGCCGTCCTCTGGGAGGAGACCCTCTTTGAAGAGAGGGGAGAACTTCAGGACGGAGGGTTTACCGTTGAAAAAACTCTGGACATGGAGAAACTCGACGGGATTAGCTCCAACGTCTCGGAGGAACTCGGGATCAAACGGCTGAACAGGAGGATAACCGTAACGGCCAGGGTCTCCGGATCGGGAGAGGCCGGCGGAGAGAGAATAACCGAAAAATTTGACCATACGGCGGAGCTCGTCAGGGACGGTGGAGCGGGGCTTTACTACTTCACGAACACGAACAGTACAGTTAGGAAAACCCTGACGTCGAGCAGCAGGGAGAAGGTCAGTGCGAGCCTTCTGGGAATCACGATGGACCTCGGCACGGCCCGGATCGTAACGCCACTCGTGGCCATGCTGATGCTGATACCCCCCATCGGCTACCTCTACACCTCAAGACCGGAAAAGGACGAACTGGGCAGGATAAGGGGGTACGTAGTTGAGGGCAAGCCCGGGGAGGTTCGCGAGAGGATCACGGTCAAAACCCCAGGGGATCTGGAGAAGGTCTTCGAGCTCGTTGACAGGCCGGTACTCCACTACGTGGATGGTGATGACGAGGTCTTCGCCATAATAGACGGGGGAACGTCCTACGAGTACAGAAAACCGCCGGATTTGAAGAAGAACTCAAAGGATTGA
- the twy1 gene encoding 4-demethylwyosine synthase TYW1 has product MKLTFKSNPNMPEEIAELFRKQHYALVGRHSSVKLCHWLKESIKHNRFCYKQKFYGIHSHRCLQMTPVTAWCTHNCIFCWRPMESFLGTELPEPWDDPAFIVEESIKAQRKLLVGYKGMPGIDMKKFEEAWNPKHAAISLSGEPMLYPYMGNLVEEFHRRGFTTFIVTNGTVPERLEEMMREDKLPTQLYLSLTAPDLQTYNSVNVPMVPDGWERIKETLRLMKDVEARTVIRLTLVKGENMRNPEGYARLIKIASPMFVEAKAYMFVGYSRSRLTINNMPSHEEIRTFAEELVRHLPGYHIEDEYEASRVVLIMRDDVHSGSGEGGRFIRH; this is encoded by the coding sequence ATGAAGCTGACCTTTAAGTCCAATCCCAACATGCCGGAGGAGATAGCGGAGCTGTTCAGGAAGCAGCACTACGCCCTCGTGGGCAGGCACAGTTCGGTCAAGCTATGCCACTGGCTGAAGGAGAGCATAAAACATAACAGGTTCTGCTACAAGCAGAAGTTCTACGGCATACACTCCCATAGATGCCTTCAGATGACGCCCGTAACGGCGTGGTGCACCCACAACTGCATATTCTGCTGGCGCCCAATGGAGAGCTTCCTTGGAACGGAACTACCCGAACCGTGGGACGACCCGGCTTTCATAGTCGAGGAGAGCATAAAAGCCCAGAGAAAGCTCCTCGTCGGATACAAAGGCATGCCCGGTATAGACATGAAGAAGTTCGAGGAGGCGTGGAACCCGAAGCACGCGGCGATAAGCCTTTCCGGTGAGCCGATGCTCTACCCCTATATGGGTAACCTCGTGGAGGAGTTCCACAGGAGGGGCTTTACGACGTTCATAGTCACCAACGGCACGGTTCCCGAGAGGCTGGAGGAGATGATGAGGGAGGACAAACTGCCAACCCAGCTCTACCTCTCCCTGACCGCCCCGGACCTTCAGACTTACAACTCGGTCAACGTTCCCATGGTGCCCGATGGATGGGAGAGGATAAAGGAGACCCTGAGGCTCATGAAGGACGTGGAGGCGAGGACGGTAATCAGACTCACGCTCGTGAAGGGCGAGAACATGAGGAATCCAGAGGGCTACGCCCGGCTCATAAAAATCGCCAGCCCGATGTTCGTTGAGGCCAAAGCGTACATGTTCGTCGGTTACTCGAGGAGCAGGCTGACGATAAACAACATGCCGAGTCACGAGGAGATACGGACCTTTGCAGAGGAGCTCGTCAGGCACCTTCCGGGATACCACATTGAAGACGAATACGAGGCGAGCAGGGTAGTTCTGATAATGCGTGACGACGTCCACTCCGGGTCCGGTGAGGGGGGCAGGTTCATAAGGCACTGA
- a CDS encoding HemK2/MTQ2 family protein methyltransferase — translation MPLYYGIKLKLHPQVYEPAEDTFLLAENLAMKKGDLALDMGTGTGLIALLMARGFRFVLGVDVNPLAVKLAEENARLNGIKNVEFVLSDLFERVSGRFDVVTFNAPYLPGRVEEPIDLALIGGETGREVLDRFIREVPGYLKPGGVVQIVQSSITGVEETLKGLRRAGLDGKVVARKHLFFEDIVLINGYAR, via the coding sequence ATGCCCCTCTACTACGGCATAAAGCTGAAACTCCACCCGCAGGTTTACGAACCGGCGGAGGACACCTTTCTCCTTGCCGAGAACCTCGCGATGAAGAAAGGTGATCTTGCCCTCGACATGGGCACCGGAACGGGCCTCATAGCCCTTCTAATGGCCCGCGGTTTTCGCTTCGTCCTCGGCGTTGACGTGAATCCGCTCGCGGTGAAGCTCGCCGAAGAGAACGCGAGGTTAAACGGGATTAAAAACGTGGAGTTCGTCCTCAGCGACCTCTTTGAGAGGGTCTCCGGAAGGTTCGACGTTGTAACCTTCAACGCCCCCTATCTGCCCGGCAGGGTCGAGGAGCCCATAGACCTTGCACTGATCGGTGGTGAGACCGGGAGGGAGGTATTGGATAGGTTCATCAGGGAGGTTCCCGGATACTTAAAACCCGGCGGTGTGGTACAGATAGTCCAGAGTTCCATAACCGGCGTGGAGGAAACCCTGAAGGGCCTGAGAAGGGCCGGACTGGACGGAAAGGTCGTGGCGAGGAAGCACCTCTTCTTCGAGGACATAGTGCTGATAAACGGTTACGCCAGATGA
- a CDS encoding GTP-dependent dephospho-CoA kinase has translation MLFRLTPQLRRELKAPLGELVRGEIPEPYERIRGELEGADYLITVGDIVTENVLKLGIKPDVAVYDYRTKRREYKPDIDMDAVVMTVRNPSGTITKALLNAVRKGLELARRGRRVCIKVAGEEDLAAIPAVLYAPTGSIVLYGQPGEGVVLIKVTPECRLRCGKIMSRMEVVRDGD, from the coding sequence ATGCTGTTCCGACTCACCCCACAGCTCAGAAGGGAATTAAAGGCCCCCCTCGGCGAGCTCGTCAGAGGGGAGATTCCGGAACCCTACGAGAGGATCCGGGGAGAACTTGAGGGGGCGGATTACCTGATAACAGTAGGGGACATTGTCACCGAAAACGTCCTCAAGCTTGGGATAAAGCCCGACGTGGCGGTGTACGACTACAGAACCAAACGCCGCGAGTACAAGCCGGATATCGATATGGATGCCGTTGTGATGACCGTCCGGAATCCGTCCGGAACCATAACGAAAGCTTTATTAAACGCAGTCAGAAAGGGCCTTGAACTGGCCAGGAGGGGCAGGAGGGTTTGCATAAAGGTAGCTGGTGAGGAAGATCTGGCGGCTATACCAGCCGTGCTCTATGCCCCGACCGGCTCCATCGTGCTCTACGGCCAGCCCGGTGAGGGAGTAGTGCTTATAAAGGTAACACCCGAATGCAGGCTCAGATGCGGGAAAATCATGTCAAGAATGGAGGTGGTTAGGGATGGAGATTAA
- a CDS encoding signal peptidase I has translation MKALAGYALMVIVGVLVVGSLVGMLLDRPVFISYAYSGSMSPTINRGDVFFINPFAGNPVVGDIIVFQTGSVWTVHRVYAETEGGYITKGDNNIATDQQSHGIPPVPGSRIAGTVITAGGRPVKIPLIGNYLGEGLSEGNRVLFAGALMILGILVFAGEGTPKARRKGKRYLTVKFRALYLLASVFLLLMVAVSTFASWEEIPVTYSVTSAGEMRDEWHLPGEEFQRKLTIENGNIYPMLYYISPGATITGVSEGEFRLGGGGEKGIILDIKAPLSTALYSPKLRVNAYPPLLPASLMGRLHGIHPMVPLMAILLEVSLFLAVLYWISGVGDENLLRIRKRRGSLLERASEVFGT, from the coding sequence ATGAAGGCCCTGGCAGGCTACGCTCTGATGGTCATCGTCGGTGTTCTCGTCGTTGGTTCCCTCGTGGGGATGCTGCTCGACAGACCGGTGTTCATATCCTACGCCTACTCAGGGAGCATGAGCCCGACGATAAACAGGGGGGACGTGTTCTTCATCAACCCCTTCGCCGGGAACCCGGTGGTGGGCGATATCATAGTCTTCCAGACGGGAAGCGTGTGGACGGTTCACAGGGTTTACGCGGAAACGGAAGGCGGGTACATCACGAAGGGCGACAACAACATAGCGACCGACCAGCAGAGCCATGGCATCCCCCCCGTTCCGGGGAGCAGGATAGCGGGGACGGTGATCACCGCGGGCGGAAGGCCGGTGAAGATACCCCTGATAGGTAACTACCTCGGAGAGGGCCTTTCGGAGGGAAACAGGGTATTGTTCGCGGGGGCCCTTATGATACTCGGGATCCTCGTCTTCGCCGGAGAAGGAACTCCGAAAGCCCGGAGAAAAGGGAAAAGATACCTGACGGTTAAGTTCAGGGCCCTCTACCTTCTGGCCTCGGTGTTCCTCCTTCTAATGGTGGCCGTCTCAACCTTTGCTTCATGGGAGGAAATTCCCGTAACCTACTCGGTAACGTCCGCCGGGGAGATGAGGGATGAGTGGCACCTTCCGGGCGAGGAGTTCCAGAGGAAGCTAACGATTGAGAACGGGAACATCTACCCGATGCTCTACTACATCTCCCCCGGGGCAACGATCACCGGAGTGTCCGAGGGGGAGTTCAGGCTGGGTGGAGGCGGAGAAAAGGGCATCATACTGGACATCAAAGCTCCCCTATCAACGGCCCTTTACTCACCCAAACTGCGGGTCAACGCTTACCCGCCCCTCTTACCGGCCTCCCTCATGGGCCGTCTCCACGGGATCCACCCGATGGTGCCCCTTATGGCCATCCTGCTGGAGGTGTCCCTCTTTCTGGCGGTTCTCTACTGGATTTCGGGCGTCGGAGATGAGAACCTCCTTAGAATCAGGAAAAGGAGAGGTTCACTCCTTGAAAGAGCATCGGAGGTGTTTGGAACATGA
- a CDS encoding inorganic diphosphatase: MNPFHELEPGPDVPEVVYALIEIPKGSRNKYELDKKTGLIKLDRVLYSPFFYPVDYGIIPRTWYDDGDPFDIMVIMREPVYPLTLIEARPVGIMKMNDSGDRDWKVLAVPVEDPYFKDWKDIGDVPKAFLDEIAHFFQRYKELQGKTTTVEGWGNAEEAKKEILRAIELYREKFGGKE; the protein is encoded by the coding sequence ATGAACCCGTTCCACGAACTTGAGCCCGGGCCGGACGTTCCAGAGGTTGTTTACGCCCTCATAGAGATCCCCAAGGGAAGCAGAAACAAGTACGAGCTCGACAAGAAGACAGGACTCATCAAACTCGATAGAGTCCTCTACAGTCCCTTCTTCTACCCGGTGGACTACGGAATAATCCCCCGGACATGGTACGACGACGGGGATCCCTTCGACATCATGGTCATCATGCGCGAGCCGGTTTACCCGCTCACGCTCATTGAGGCAAGGCCGGTGGGCATAATGAAGATGAACGATTCCGGAGACAGGGACTGGAAGGTTCTGGCCGTTCCCGTCGAGGACCCCTACTTCAAGGACTGGAAGGACATAGGGGACGTTCCAAAGGCGTTCCTCGACGAGATTGCCCACTTCTTCCAGCGCTACAAGGAACTCCAGGGCAAGACCACCACCGTCGAGGGCTGGGGTAACGCCGAGGAGGCCAAGAAGGAGATACTCCGGGCCATCGAGCTGTACAGGGAGAAGTTCGGCGGGAAGGAGTGA
- a CDS encoding DUF1102 domain-containing protein, whose protein sequence is MVRNATLIIGFGILLIILTGIRGLSSPDTLNVVYVYGLNGTFSPDHPSPPYVRSNNEGSLSIDVSPDGPFYPSNGSGLGVNATFVFEDVFTIRNNLSQTGYEEVCIDIASNSPKVGLFTGRFEGNWSDALEVTLGENESLTVGMMIDTHDTPPGDYREWITIGASGGGCG, encoded by the coding sequence ATGGTAAGAAATGCAACTTTGATTATCGGTTTTGGAATACTCCTGATAATTCTCACCGGGATAAGGGGCTTGAGCTCCCCGGATACTCTGAATGTGGTTTACGTGTACGGTCTTAACGGTACCTTTTCTCCCGATCATCCTTCACCTCCTTACGTACGTTCAAATAATGAAGGATCCCTCTCCATCGACGTCTCCCCCGATGGTCCTTTCTATCCCTCTAACGGCAGCGGCCTTGGGGTGAACGCCACCTTCGTTTTTGAGGACGTGTTCACCATAAGGAACAACCTGAGCCAGACCGGCTACGAGGAGGTATGCATCGACATCGCCTCAAACTCCCCAAAAGTGGGGCTCTTTACCGGAAGATTCGAGGGGAACTGGAGCGACGCACTTGAGGTAACCCTCGGGGAGAACGAGAGCCTGACCGTTGGAATGATGATAGACACCCACGACACCCCGCCCGGGGATTACCGGGAGTGGATAACCATAGGAGCATCGGGAGGAGGGTGCGGATGA
- a CDS encoding DUF1102 domain-containing protein encodes MRKIMGLFALIIGLLVAVTASSAHFAYFTADRGVHIEVVPDDNELIDLRPMQPYAYITDNGMLVIDLSQNNPNYQDGFGEGISPNSTYVFREVLGVSNDLWEGTPICMHITYSGPTGVKLFAGDYTGQPGETTLDVTVMPGEVVPIGLILNGTDYVAGDSINGQVQFYAVSGYCGSP; translated from the coding sequence ATGAGAAAGATAATGGGCCTTTTCGCACTTATCATAGGCCTCCTCGTTGCGGTCACCGCCAGTAGCGCCCACTTCGCCTACTTCACGGCAGACAGGGGCGTTCATATTGAGGTCGTCCCCGACGACAACGAACTCATAGACCTGAGACCGATGCAGCCCTACGCGTACATCACGGACAACGGAATGCTGGTCATCGACCTCAGCCAGAACAACCCGAACTATCAGGACGGCTTCGGTGAGGGCATCAGCCCGAACAGCACCTACGTGTTCAGGGAAGTGCTGGGCGTCAGCAACGACCTCTGGGAAGGAACGCCCATCTGTATGCACATAACCTACAGCGGCCCCACCGGGGTAAAGCTCTTTGCCGGAGACTACACAGGTCAGCCGGGTGAGACGACCCTCGACGTTACGGTAATGCCGGGAGAAGTTGTCCCCATTGGCCTGATTCTGAACGGCACCGACTACGTGGCTGGAGACAGCATAAACGGACAGGTCCAGTTCTACGCCGTCTCAGGCTACTGCGGAAGCCCGTGA
- the spt4 gene encoding transcription elongation factor subunit Spt4, whose protein sequence is MTKERACRHCHYLTTEDRCPNCGSRDLSDEWFGLVIILDPEKSMMAQKLGVTKPGKYAIRVR, encoded by the coding sequence ATGACGAAAGAGAGGGCCTGCAGGCACTGCCATTATCTGACCACGGAAGACAGGTGCCCGAACTGCGGTAGCAGGGACCTGAGCGACGAGTGGTTCGGTCTCGTTATCATCCTGGACCCGGAGAAGTCGATGATGGCCCAAAAACTGGGCGTCACCAAGCCGGGAAAATACGCCATAAGGGTTAGATGA
- a CDS encoding 30S ribosomal protein S27ae, whose product MGQKWKLYEVKGGKVKRKNRFCPRCGPGVFMADHGDRWSCGRCGYTEWKR is encoded by the coding sequence ATGGGGCAGAAGTGGAAGCTCTACGAGGTTAAGGGTGGCAAGGTCAAGAGGAAGAACAGGTTCTGCCCGCGCTGTGGTCCCGGAGTGTTCATGGCGGACCACGGGGACCGCTGGAGCTGCGGAAGGTGCGGTTACACGGAGTGGAAAAGGTAA
- a CDS encoding 30S ribosomal protein S24e, which yields MEIKVTEIRENKLLGRKEIYFDVIHEGEATPSRKDVKGKLVAMLDLNPETVVIQYVRSYFGSRVSKGYAKAYESRERMLYIEPEYVLVRDGIITKEEE from the coding sequence ATGGAGATTAAGGTTACGGAGATAAGGGAGAACAAACTCCTGGGAAGGAAGGAGATATACTTCGACGTCATCCACGAGGGCGAGGCCACGCCAAGCAGAAAGGACGTCAAGGGAAAGCTCGTCGCAATGCTCGACCTCAACCCCGAAACGGTCGTCATCCAGTACGTAAGGAGCTACTTCGGTAGCAGGGTTTCGAAGGGCTACGCCAAGGCCTACGAGAGCAGGGAGAGGATGCTCTACATCGAGCCCGAATACGTCCTCGTAAGGGACGGAATAATAACGAAGGAGGAGGAGTGA